Part of the Chroicocephalus ridibundus chromosome 17, bChrRid1.1, whole genome shotgun sequence genome is shown below.
ggctcagccccgtcCCCCAGCCCAGTGCCAGCCCCACGCAGGGAGGGCAGCGCTGGGAAAGCCCTGGTaactgggagctgtggggcagggcagggtggggtgCTGGCAGgctccccaccgcccccttccttcccttccctcccccggggTGAACGCGGTGATTCAGCCTCTTGGTTTCAGTCCTCGCAGCCAACTTCCACGGGAGCGGGAACACGACGGCGCGGCAGCGGGGCAGCCACACGCtgcccgacaccctgcgcccaggGCAGGCGCGGGCTTGTCGGCAGCAATGTCGGCCTCCACAACACCCTGGTGCTGGTGGGAGGGGGTCGTCCCACCCTGCCGCCCTGGACCAGCATCGCGGGACGCGGGCTGCACCCTCCAGACCAGCAGCAGGATGATGCACCCCCAAGGACCTGCGTCAGGGTGATGCACCCGccccaaaacaaccagcaggtgaTGCACGTTACACCCCAAACACCCAAATCGGGGTGAGAcatgctgccccccagccccccgcagcccccccatccTACCTGGCAGCCTCCCCGGCACAACAGGTCACACATCCCCATGAGGGTCCCAGTGCGGTCGTGGCCCCCTCAGGGACCACCCAGCCCCACAAAAGCCTGGCTGCTCTCATGGCCCACAGggttccccagccccacaagctccctgcagcccctcgTGGGGTCTCCCTTACTTATGGGGGCGTccagccccccaacctgcccttccccatcccacagcagggTCTCTCTCAACCCAAGCATCTGGCTCCCACGGCAGCAGCAcatcccagccccagggagccccaagGCGGAGGCAGCCATGAGAAGACTGGTCCGGATTTTATTAAAAGTTCATCACcagtaaatactaaaaaaaaaaaaaaaaaaaaaaaaagcaactgtgcAAGTCAGGAAGTATTAAATTAACGGAGCTTAAGGCTACAGAGGGCTGGTGTGGCGAAAATTCAAGGCACACGCAGGGCACGGGCAACGCAACCTCACCAGGCTGCAGCCACGCGGCAGCACGGGGACGCCAGCACACCGGGAGCCCCGTTTAGCACCGGGCCACGGGGTCCAAAGGGACCCGGGCTCTGGGGGCTGGCAGGTGGGCTGGGTGGCTGGAGGCACCTGGGGAGCCCCGAGGAGGGGCAGGACCAGCATCCAtgtccagctccagcagcaccgaGCATTGCTCCCAGAGCAGGGGCAGCCCCCCGAGCCCCTCGAGACAACACGGGGGTCGGTCCTGGCACAGCGTCCCCAGGTCCTGGGGAGGAGCCGAGGGACGCAGTAAACCCCAGTGCTGCAGGGCACCACCACTGGCCAGGGCtcctggggacatcggggacaggggtggcccggggggagctcctgggcaggcagggaggttGGGCGGCGCTGGTGCTGCCCCGAGAGGAGTCAGAGGGCGAAGGCAGCGCTGCCGCAGGGcacggggcaggagcagcccttcCCCGTGAGCCCAAGGTTCCACACGGTGGCTGGCAGGAGCCCGAAGCCCGGTGTCCCCAGGATGGCATCGCAGGGCCACCGCCGTCCAGCTCTGCCGCGGCCGGGCGCCCCTTCGCCTGGCTCATCGCAGGGTCTCTGCAAACAAGGAGGGCTCGGTGGCACCGGGGCATGGGCAGcagccacccccggccccgcggcacggcccccagccctggcatcaGGAACCTTGGTCGGCTTTGTCCCCCTTGGTCTTGGGCTCCTGCCACCACTCTGAGAAGAATCCCTCCTCGTAGTCGCCTTCGCCCTCGAACTCGCCGTCGGAGGGCAGGTCCCGCGCCTCCGGCCCCTCGCTGCCGTCCACCTCCATCTGCAGCACAGGACGggcgggaggaggcagcggggctCGGTGGCCCCGTCTGCAGCCTCTTCTCCAGGGCTGGTTGGGGGTCGGCCCCCCCGGCCCGAGGAAGGGCCCTGCCCCGAGGTacccacagcacccacccgcaCCACCCCGCACCCCCAAAAGCACCCGCCGCACCCACGCCGGGGTCATCGCTTACCTCATCGTCAGCCTGCAGGTACTGCCTGGCGAACTCCAGCATCTTCTTCTGGGTGGCCGTCCGGTTGTGGTAGCGCACGGCTTCCTGCGcacggggagggagcaggggccaCGTCAGCCCCTCCGCCACCGGTAGAGCCACGGGacagggggggctggggggtcctcACCGGCCGAGGCTCGaagtcctcctcctgcaggcgcCAGCGCTCGCGGTGGAAGCGGTAGTAGACCAGGTTCTGCTGCATCACGGCATCGCCCGGGTCAAAGAGCATGTAGCTGGAGACGCTCCGCACCGCATCCCGCACGTCATTCACTGCGGGCAGCAGTACGGGGTGACGCCGGGGGTGACACCCTGCCCAGGGGCacgcagcaccccggggtgcccgggGGCATGGTCCCCTGCTCCCCATCTGCACTCACACTTGTAGTAGGCGAACTGCAGGTAGTGGTACATGGTGGCCACAAACTTCTCCACGAAGTAGCCGCCCACATTGGGGGTGAGCTCGGTCTCGCAGTCCACCTTGCACTGCAGCACGCTCACAAAGTGGTCTGGGGACAAGAGTCAGGCGCTGTGCCCCTGACCCCTCTCCCCCAAAAGCCTGCTGGCCACCGGCCCCCCGCCCGGTCACCTGCGATGGCAGGGTAGAAGTCCTTGAACTCCTGCAGCTCGTAGGCGCCCTCGCAGCCGGCCAGGCAGTCCTCGTACGCCTTGTAGTACTCGGCCAGCGCCTGCTCCATGTCGGCCACGCTGCTCCGGAAATCCCCGTTGTTGTACAGCTTCACCGACCGCACGAATATCCGCTGCCGGGGATCAAGCGGGTGCCGCTCACCTCCCCGCCAGCAgcaaccccctgccctgccccccgCCGAGGTGGCCCCGTCCCCAGCACGGGCCCCACAGAGATGctttttggggggcaggaggtgggcgACCAGGGCTCAGCGAGGGAGAGCCGCTTCCCTCGGGGTTCGACAGGTTCAGGCACGCACCGAGCTCCCGGGagccccttctcccaccccagccccagcccctcctcacCTCGTAGGGCTGAGCCTCCAGGTCGACCAGGTATTCATCCACGTCCACCATCGTCTTGTAATAGTTCAGGTACTTCAAGGTCATCTCGTGCTTGGGGTTCTTCTGCAGGAAGGTGTGGGCAGCAGACACCGCTTTCTCGATCTTATTtgactggggagggaggaagagccggtgcagggggctgctggagccaACGCTgcggggggctcagcacccagcgGGACCCTTGTGGGGGGAGAGCCCAGCGCCCACAGTGCCAGCCCCGAGCCCAATCATCATCTGGCAGCAATGGACAGACAGGATCTGGGACCACGGACAACACAGATAAATCCAGCCGACGCACGGTGGTCGCCCTTGCCCAGCCCCGCAAACCTCTCCCTCTGTGCCCGTGGCGGGAGCGGAGACAGCTCAGCCCCTCGCGGACCCCCCCGTCCAGCCAGGAGCGATCCATGTGGAACGGGTTTGATCCACACATCTGCTCTCCTCGGGCACCGCCACCAGCCCGGGCCagcggcccccgctcccccctgctTTACGAGCTCTCAGGTTGCAGCTTCAGGGGAGcaagattgggggggggggcagggggagttGAACAAACTATGCATGGAATGGGTTTTGGCCAGAGTGAGCAAGAGGAAAAGGCATTAAGGATCCAGGCCAGGCTGTCCCTCGCCACTGCCAGGTGAGCGGGGCGGCAGCGCTAAGCACTAAAGCAGCACCCGCATGGGACGCCGGCCAGCAGCGATGCTGGGACCCGGAGCAGCAccggtgcctggggaggggaggggagggggggcgaggggggcgtcccctgccagagcagctctgcccaaaGGAGGGTCACCCGGGGGCGATCCCTTACGAAACCTCCCTCCACGTCTGCACCGGGAGCCCCAGCAAGGGATTGTCCCTGACGGGGCACCCAGACACGTGTCCCGCAGCAATCACGGTGGCACCGGACCCACCAGCTTGGACCCCTTAGCTGAGGCAGCctctgtgtccccctccccaggcaatGCTCTGCCTGCCCAGAGGGACCTTGCGGGACCAGGGCAACacgaggtggggtggggggacacaacCACAGGAACCTCCCAGTCCCCGGTGCACCCCTCACGTCCCGCCTGATGCATCCCAGATGATGCTGACGTGCCACGGCGCAGGGGCAGGATGGAGGAGCCTGGGGGGGGGATGCCAGATGGGGAGCGCAGGATGGGGGGCGTAGGATGGGAGGTGCAGGACGGGAAAACACACGACAACAGGGTGCAGGATAGAGGGGAGCAGGGCTCAGGGCGTGCAGAACAGGGGGTGCTGGCTGGCGGTGTAGGatggggatgcaggatgggggtCACGGCAAGATGGGGGTGTCGAAGAGGAGGTACAGGACGAGGGGCGCAGGACGGAGGTGCAGGACGGGGGTGTGCCCgatgagggggggtggggggggcggatGGAGAGGTGCAGGGTGGATGATGGAAGAGGAGGCGCAGCCCAGAGCGGTGCAGGAGAGAGGTACaggccacccccccacccccagccgcAAGCCACGACGTTGCGCGGCATTTGCGCGTCGCCCGTCTCACCTTGAAGAGCGCGTAGTGCAGGTACTGGTAGGGCAGGCGGCGCTGGAAGTCGCGCAGCGTCTGCGCGGGGGGGTAGCGCAGCTGGAAGACGGGCAGGTCGCGCTTGCAGGCGCGCAGGCAGCCTGCGCGGCGCAGCAGCCGCCCGAAGAGCTGCATCTCCCGCTCCCACTCCCAGGCGGGGGGGTCCCCTCCCGCGGGGGGCTCCTCGGCGGGGCCCCCCTCCGCGGGCGCGGCGCAGCGGCGGTGGCAATGCGCCTCGCTGTCCCGCAGCAGGCGGTGGAGCCGCAGACTGGCCTCCAGCTCCCGGGCGCTCTCCGCCCACTGCGCGCCCGCGTACTGCGACAGCGCCCGCGCGTAGGCGCGCTGCAGCGGCTCCAGCGCGGCCGCGGGGAATCCGCGCACGCTGTACTCCTCGTACTGCGCCgcgcacggccccgccgccagcagcagcagccgcagcagcgccAGCGCCGCGCCGCCCatccccgccaccgccgccgcgcaCTGCCCGCGCAGCGCCGCGCAGCGCTCCGCGcagggggcgggcggcggggaaggggcggtgCGCGGCGGTGCGCGCAGGGTCTTAGTGCGGCTCTGCGCGGCTGGCGCAGCGCcccgcggggggcgcggggctgcgcCCTCCCCGCGGCGGGTCGTCGGTGCCCCACGCTGCGGGGAAGCACCCCGCACCCGCGCTCTCGGGGTGTGCCCCACACTGCGGGGAGTCACCCCGCACCCGCGCTCTCGGGGTGCCCCCCATGCTGCGGGGTGTCACCTCGTGCCCCACACTCTCGGGGTGCCCCCCACGCTGCGGGGAGTCACCTCGTGCCCCACACTCTCGGGGTGCCCCCCATGCTGCGGGGTGTCACCTCGTGCCCCACACTCTCGGGGTGCCCCCCATGCTGCGGGGAGTCACCTCGTGCCCCACACTCTCAGGTTGCCCCACACTGTGGGGAGTCGCCCCGCGCTCTCGGGAGGCACCCCACGCTGCGGGGAGTCACCCCGTGCCCTGCACTCTCAGGGTGCCCCCCACGCTGCGGGGAATCGCCCCTCATCCCGCGCTCTCAGGGTGCCCCACACTGCAAGGAGTCACCCTGCGCTCTCAGGGTAACCCCCACGCTGCGGGGAATTGCCCCTTATCCTGCGCTCTCAGGGTAACCCCCACGCTGCGGGCTCCAGAGGATGCGCTCAGGGCTGAGAGTgcggagctgggggtgctgggtgccgggGCGCCCCCTGTGCTGGAGTCCCAGGGCCCGTGGCCGGACCCCCCAGCccggccgtgcccagagctggtTTCGCTGCCAGCTGGTGACAAGCCGCACGCCCTGCGCTGCGCCAGATCCCAGGGCCAAGggctgcaccgcgccaggccTCGGCACGGCCACACTGGCCCCAGACCAAGCCCAGCGCTTTGTTGCCGGCTGGACAGTGGCGCTGGGGGATGTCCCAGTGCGGGGCAGGAGCCAGGACACTGCTGAGGTTTCGTCCAGCAGAGCAGAGGCCGCTAGCAGtgcccagcacctccctgcaAGCGAGCAGCTCGACAGCACGCAGGCTGGGACGCCATCACCCCTAAGTAAACGCTCCCTTGCCCCAGAGTCAGGCCCTGACCCCACTGTGCCGTGGGGAGACCCCCGAGCCTCCCCCTCCGAGCCACTGGCGGTGCACTGGGGAGCTGCCGAGCACCTCGGGGCTGGGCTCAGGGGACCTCAGCGGTCACGCCATGCCTTGGAGAAGCCGGGTTTCAGTTTGGGTTTATGGACTGACACGTTGCCCTCCTGGGACTCGCCGAGGGCTCTTACTTGACGGGTTTGGGGCAGCGGGGGTGTGCGGGCAACGCGCACGTGCGCATTTAGTGCCGTTCCTATTTGTGTAAGGCTGTTAGAGGGgtagttttgcatttttcatcGTTGGCATTCAGTAAAAAGCTCTGTCAGCAGCGGCAGACGTCATTAAAGCGGTTAATTCCTTGTATTCGCTCTGCCCGGCGGCTGGGGACCGAGCAGCAGCACCCGGAGCCGGGGGAAGCGACGGCAGCAGCGCTAGGAcccggcgagcggggccgggatGGGCCCTCGGGCCGCACAAACCGCCTTCCCAAAGCTCCCAAATCGCTCTCCCGGCGTCTTCCCCCGCAGAAGGCCTGCCCGGaaaaggggaaattaaaaaaaaataaataaaaaaaaaaaaaaaataaataaataccaaaagCCCCCAGGCCCAGCCAACGCCCCGCCGCGCGGCCccggctgcccgcccgcccgctccgcccCCCGGGGCACCCGGCCCGGCGATGCCGCGGGGCGACCCGGGCGTCCGCGGGGCCGGCGAGGCCCGGCCGGGCTCCACGTGTACAGAAATtccagcggcggcggggccgggcccgggccggggggggcggccccgggaaGGGGCGGTGGGGGCGGCCCCGCCTCTccgcctcccccccggccccgtcccgtcccgccccgtcccgtcccgccgctccgctccgctccgctccgccgcagGCTCCCAGCGCCATGGCCCCGGGCagcaccatcctcctcctcctcctcctcctcctcctcggcgtcCCGGCGGCCCCGGCGCTGGGCGACCCCGGCCCCCTGGAAGACGTGGTGATAGACAGATACTATATCCCCAAAATCTGCCTGCGGGAGGTCCAGATGGGGGATTTCATTCGCTACCACTACAATGGCACCTTTAAAGATGGCAAAAAGTTTGACTCCAGGTATCGCCCTCGGCTCTTTCCCGACTGCATGCGGCCCCGGCCCTGTGCTGCGGGGGGGGTCCCTGcatgtcccccatccccagctcccccGTCGCCCCGCCGCATCCCCCGGggccagcaggcagcagggcgaggagcgggcagctgcctgctcgggccggccccgggccccCCAGCTTTGACCCCAAAGGGGGGCTTTTGGCAGGcgctgggggaggatggggagccCGGGGACCCCCGTACGCCTGTCGCCGAGCGTGTCCCCAagcgcagccccccccggcccgggctgcagccccccgcctGGGCCAGGAGCCTGCAGAGCCCTCGGCTGCGGGGTGCCACGGGGGAGCCCGTCTTGGGCatgggcaggatttggccctcgCTGAGACACTGCACTCAGGAACATGTATCTGCATGCGCTGCACAGGCAGGGAAAACTCTTCCAGCACTTTGAAACGTGGCAGCGGCGAAGCCCGTTCATTACCTAAGAGGCTTCGCTTTCGCTGGTCTTGGATTTCCTCGGCCCGTGCGTCGATCCTGCTCCGCTCACGCCGGTGGTAAATCAGCGTGTACGTTGGTGCGGTCCCTGATTTGCAGCACCGTGAGCAGGGGAGAATCGGGGACGCAGCgaaagagcagaaacaaaccGGGATGTGCtggagctcagccccagccccacgacAGGAACAAAAACTTTCCAGACgggcattttttttcagagccctGGAAAGCAAAGGGATTCTGCTCTGGTTAAATAAGTCTTGTCTTTCTTGCGAGCGTGAACTGGGGGGAGAAAGTACCTGAGGCGCGCGCTGCCGCCACTGCTGCTGCGCACCCCGGACACGATGGCAGCCCAGGGACATCCGCTGCTAAAATAAAACCTTGTCCCTGCAGCGTACTGCCGGGAAAAAGCATCAGCTGCACGTTACAGGGGATGAAGGATTTCAATTTATCTGAAAAGGCCCCAGTTCCTTCGTGGagtgatttagaaataaaaaacagatttGCAGTTTACAAACGAGGCCTGGGACGTCTTCTTTCCTCCTCGCTGCATAAAGCTCCAAATGTGCCATACGCGAAATGatttggaagcagcagaaaggcCGGGAGCTGCCGGCCTCCAGCCCGGGTCGCCGGGTGAAATCCGGGGAGGGCGTTGGTGGGTTTGGTCCCAACTGAAAGGGTCACCCAGAGGGCCCGATCCGCATTGCCCTGCGTCCGAGGGTGTGGGGCATGCAGGGTCAGGCCGGAGCCCTGACCAGTGCCATGGGACGCAGCTCCCCCCCGGGCAGCGCAGGATTGATCCCGTCAGGATCAATGTCTGTTTGCtgtgggggtgggctgggggctctgcctgcagcaccgGGACCCGCTGGCTGCAGTGGGTTCCCCACACctcggggagggggcagccccgtCCCCCGGGTGGCAGCAGGCACCTGGGAGCCGCGCGCCGTCCCTCGGTGCTCATGGTTTGGCTCTGGATCAGCCCTGACCCCTCGGTGCTGGCACTGAGCACCCCCAGTGCCAGCGGCTTTGGGGGCTTCGCCCTTTGCCCGCGCGTCGCTGACGACTCTGTCCCTTCGCCCCAGCTACGACCGAGGGGCCACGGTGGCCGGCGTGGTGGGCGTCGGGCGGCTGATCACCGGCATggaccgggggctgcagggcatgTGCGTGAACGAGCGGCGTCACCTCATCGTTCCACCACACCTGGGCTACGGCAGCATCGGCGTGGGTAAGGGGCTGTGGGACGGCGGGGGGACGGAGGGAGCAAACCCCCCGGGGCCGGCGTCAGTGGGGACAGTGCTGCGGTGCCcagctggcaggggctggtgaAGGGTGGCCAGGGCAAGTGGTGCCTAAACAGGGCTTCCCCGGGAACGAAGGGTCTTGCTGCTTTCCCGGGGGCTGGCACGCgtggccagcagccccaggcagccatGGGCtcggcaggggctgggggggggttagGGGACAGCCCTTGGCTTGCCCGGGCTTGGCGCTGCTCCCCCCTAAGgtgctctgtccctgctgccgcCCCTTTAGCGGGGCTGATCCCCCCAGATGCCACCTTGTACTTCGACGTCGTCATGCTGGACATCTGGAACAAGAACGACAAGCTGCAGATCACCACCCTCTCCAAACCCGAGCACTGCAACCGCACGGTGGAGAACTCGGACTTTGTGCGGTACCACTACAACGGCACGCTGCTGGACGGCACCCCCTTCGACTCCAGGTACGGGGCACCGGGGCTGGGATGCACCCCCgcctcggggctgggggcacccggGATGGCGGGGACAGTGGCCTGGGGCAGGACGTGGGGGCCCACGCTGCACCCCAGTCAGAGCAGACCCCCTTGCGCTCTCCCTCCCTGCACGCCAGCAGGGCTGGTGCAGTTCCGTGACCCCCAAACCAGTGTCCCGCGTGGCACTGCCAGGCTAGGGGAGCTGGCGTGGCCCGCAGCCACCCCCCCACCTCGTTCCTCCCCACCAGCTACAGCAAAGACAGCACCTACGACACCTACGTGGGCACCGGCTGGCTGATCAAGGGCATGGACCAGGGGCTGCTGGGCATGTGTGCCGGGGAGAAGAGGAGCATCATCATCCCCCCGTTCCTCGCCTACGGGGAGAAGGGCTACGGTGAGTTGGGCGTCACCCCCTCGTGCCcggttccctccctccccgctctgcGCAGAGCCCCACGCTCTGTGTGTGCATCAGGACCCTCGTCCGGGCtcacccgtgtcccctccccagggaccgtGATCCCACCGCAGGCCTCGCTGGTGTTCAGCGTGCTGCTGATTGACTTCCACAACCCCAAGGACGGTGTCTTCCTGGAGCACCTGGAGGTGCCGGAGTCCTGCAAGCGCAGGGCTGTGACCGGGGACTTTGTCCGCTACCACTACAACGGCACGCTGATGGACGGGACGCTCTTCGACTCCAGGTGTGGGGAGGAAAGCGGCCGAATGGGGAGATCCCCCCATGTCCTCTCCCGCCCCGCGCTCAGCAGCCGGCTGCAAGGGGGGGCTGGAGAATCGGGGGGAAAAGGCAAAGGAGAGGGTGGTAACAGGCATGAAATAGGCTAAAAAAGACAATACCCCTTTGctgcatccctaggagcaaggTTTGGCtcctgggggagcggggcagaggctgggagaaggggtgcaggttggggtgcaggggtgggggtTGGTGGGCCAGGGTCTCCCGCATGACAGCGCCGGGGGCTTCTCTCGCCGCAGCTACTCCCGCAATCACACCTACAACACCTACATCGGGAAGGGCTACATCATCCCCGGCATGGACCAGGGCCTGCAAGGGGTCTGCGTGGGAGAGAGGCGGCG
Proteins encoded:
- the P3H4 gene encoding endoplasmic reticulum protein SC65, producing MGGAALALLRLLLLAAGPCAAQYEEYSVRGFPAAALEPLQRAYARALSQYAGAQWAESARELEASLRLHRLLRDSEAHCHRRCAAPAEGGPAEEPPAGGDPPAWEWEREMQLFGRLLRRAGCLRACKRDLPVFQLRYPPAQTLRDFQRRLPYQYLHYALFKSNKIEKAVSAAHTFLQKNPKHEMTLKYLNYYKTMVDVDEYLVDLEAQPYERIFVRSVKLYNNGDFRSSVADMEQALAEYYKAYEDCLAGCEGAYELQEFKDFYPAIADHFVSVLQCKVDCETELTPNVGGYFVEKFVATMYHYLQFAYYKLNDVRDAVRSVSSYMLFDPGDAVMQQNLVYYRFHRERWRLQEEDFEPRPEAVRYHNRTATQKKMLEFARQYLQADDEMEVDGSEGPEARDLPSDGEFEGEGDYEEGFFSEWWQEPKTKGDKADQETLR
- the FKBP10 gene encoding peptidyl-prolyl cis-trans isomerase FKBP10, whose protein sequence is MAPGSTILLLLLLLLLGVPAAPALGDPGPLEDVVIDRYYIPKICLREVQMGDFIRYHYNGTFKDGKKFDSSYDRGATVAGVVGVGRLITGMDRGLQGMCVNERRHLIVPPHLGYGSIGVAGLIPPDATLYFDVVMLDIWNKNDKLQITTLSKPEHCNRTVENSDFVRYHYNGTLLDGTPFDSSYSKDSTYDTYVGTGWLIKGMDQGLLGMCAGEKRSIIIPPFLAYGEKGYGTVIPPQASLVFSVLLIDFHNPKDGVFLEHLEVPESCKRRAVTGDFVRYHYNGTLMDGTLFDSSYSRNHTYNTYIGKGYIIPGMDQGLQGVCVGERRRVVVPPHLAYGENGAGNKIPGSAVLIFDVHIIDFHNPADPVEIETVYRPEDCNVTTRNRDFVRYHYNCSLLDGTKLFSSHDYEKPQEVTLGTNKVIEGLNSGLLNMCAGERRVLIIPPHLGHGESGARGVPGSAVLRFEVELISMEEGVPEGYLFIWHGDPPANLYEQMDLNKDGEIPADEFSTFIKTQVAEGKGRLMPSSDPEKVIADMFQNQDRNQDGKITSEELKLKSDEDQEKIHEEL